Proteins found in one Kwoniella shivajii chromosome 4, complete sequence genomic segment:
- a CDS encoding chlorophyll synthesis pathway protein BchC, whose protein sequence is MSETQIKSDNPSFVLYGIEDVKLENRPVPEIKDDQCLIAVSKTGICGSDVHYLLHGRIGDFVLEQPMCLGHESSGVVVKVGPDVKDDGRITVGSRVAMEPGVSCRTCTECKSGMYELCPHMAFAATPPTQFGTLCRYYVLPADVLHPIPESVSFEDGAMMEPLSVGVHSVHTLGQLKSDQVVIVFGAGPVGLLCMAVAKALGARRIIAVDIQQERLDFARSYAASDIFLPGPKDPNEKLEDYCARVSDEIRTTLNIPARDHGAVDLAIEASGAPTCIQMGINILKPAGTYVQVGMGRNMNVPLPLFHVINKQLKVLGSFRYGPGDYPLAISLVERGLIDLKPLVTHRFDFESAKEAFEVTKLGRDAAGKGVIKAIIDGPK, encoded by the exons ATGTCAGAAACACAAATCAAGTCAGACAACCCATCTTTCGTCCTCTACGGTATCGAAGACGTCAAACTCGAGAAT CGGCCTGTCCCGGAGATCAAAGACGATCAATGCTTGATCGCCGTCTCCAAGACGGGTATCTGTGGATCAGACGTACACTATCTCCTTCACGGTCGAATCGGTGACTTCGTCCTCGAGCAACCCATGTGTTTGGGTCATGAATCTAGCGGGGTAGTGGTTAAAGTGGGACCGGATGTCAAAGACGACGGAAGAATTACCGTAGGGTCTAGAGTCGCAATGGAGCCGGGAGTCAGCTGCAGAACTTGTACCGAGTGCAAAAGCGGTATGTACGAG CTTTGCCCCCACATGGCTTTCGCTGCTACTCCTCCTACCCAGTTCGGAACTTTGTGTCGATACT ATGTCCTTCCTGCGGACGTACTACACCCCATTCCTGAATCTGTATCTTTCGAAGACGGAGCAATGATGGAACCACTTTCCGTCGGTGTTCACTCTGTCCACACACTCGGACAGCTCAAATCAGATCAGGTTGTCATCGTCTTCGGTGCTGGTCCAGTTGGATTACTCTGTATGGCTGTTGCCAAAGCTCTTGGAGCAAGAAGAATCATCGCTGTGGACATCCAGCAAGAAAGACTAGACTTTGCTAGATCTTACGCTGCGAGTGACATATTCTTGCCT GGCCCAAAAGACCCTAACGAAAAGCTGGAGGATTACTGCGCTCGTGTTTCCGACGAAATTCGAACTACCCTCAATATTCCTGCAAGAGATCACGGAGCGGTTGATCTCGCTATTGAAGCTTCTGGAGCTCCAACTTGTATCCAGATGGGTATCAACATCTTGAAACCCGC AGGCACGTACGTCCAGGTTGGTATGGGACGAAATATGAATGTCCCCCTTCCACTGTTCCACGTCATCAACAAACAACTTAAGGTTCTCGGATCATTCAGATATGGACCAGGTGATTATCCTCTTGCCATATCGTTGGTGGAACGGGGTTTGATAGACCTTAAACCTCTCGTCACCCAtcgatttgatttcgaaAGTGCGAAAGAAGCGTTCGAGGTTACTAAACTCGGTAGAGATGCAGCTGGCAAGGGTGTCATCAAAGCCATCATCGATGGGCCCAAATAA